A region of the Helicobacter pylori NQ4053 genome:
GAATGCTTATAAGGATTTTAAAATTTTAGAACCCTCTTGGCAATACACTATGGGACAAGGCGAAACCAGAATGGGTAAAAACCGCTTAGAAAGAGGCGATAATAACCATGTCAAACAATCTCATGAGTTATTGATCATCAAGGAGTAAAAATGCATATTAGCGAAGTCAAAACTGCCTTTAAAATCGCTGATGTAGAATACGTGAAAGACAGCACAAAGTTAAATTTCAACTATCTTAAGGATTTAAAAGATGAAAACAATCAATCTTTATCTCAAAATATTTTAACTCAAAATGTGGCTAGAGTGTATTTAATTGTGGTGGATGGTGAGATTAAAAAAATTGGTGGTTCTCAAGCGGATGGCGGGATTAAAAGCACGCTCAATATTTATAAAGATGGGGGAGTCAAAGGGAGGCCTAGTATTAGAAGTTTTGGCGTGTGGTATTTTCTTTATCACACAATACTCACAGGGGCTAAAATAGAATTTTACATGATTTATCAGCCTAATTTTGAAACTCAAGTCAAAGGCTTGTTTGGTTTTTGTGCAATCAAAGATGCAAGTATAAGCTATAAACTTTTAGAGCAAGCTTGCCTGACGGATTATAGAAACAATAGCCATGACGCATTACCCGAATGGAATGTGCAAGAGCAAGGCAAAGATTGGCCAAACGATATTAAAGATGAGCATGCCAATATCACTCAAAAAGCTCAAAACAGAGAAAAGGCCGTCCATAGAAAAGCGATTGACAAACCTAGCAAAACTTAAAAGATTGAATAAATGGTTTTAACCCAATTTCAAAAAAGGGCTTTAAGTTTTACTCCATTTAAAAAGTGTGGGTTTAGATGAAAGGAAAAAATAAAACTTGTATAAAGTAGCAGATATTTTTTGTGGTGCTGGAGGGTTGAGCTATGGTTTTTCGGCACAACCTTATTTTGAATTAATATGGGCTAACGATATAGACAAAGATGCCATTTTAAGCTATCAAGCCAATCATAAAGAGGCACAAACCATTTTATGC
Encoded here:
- a CDS encoding GIY-YIG nuclease family protein, yielding MHISEVKTAFKIADVEYVKDSTKLNFNYLKDLKDENNQSLSQNILTQNVARVYLIVVDGEIKKIGGSQADGGIKSTLNIYKDGGVKGRPSIRSFGVWYFLYHTILTGAKIEFYMIYQPNFETQVKGLFGFCAIKDASISYKLLEQACLTDYRNNSHDALPEWNVQEQGKDWPNDIKDEHANITQKAQNREKAVHRKAIDKPSKT